In the genome of Arabidopsis thaliana chromosome 4, partial sequence, the window TCCTTTCGTTTTCCTCGATGTTTCTTGGAagttttaaagtattaaaaaaaaaaaaaaaacaaacaaacaaagtcaATGGTGGAAGCTCCCTTGACATACATATTGGTTGACCAAGGATTTATTAACGCTTCTATACTGAGATTCGAATCCCAGATACTGCGGTTTATTAGCAGATTTGCAGATTAATGAAAGCAAATGTGCATGAAATTTCCAACGATGTACAATTATAACCGTTCGCCAGGATTCTACGCAGAGAATATCATTGAAGCTCTCCATCAAGAGCattgaaaagaagaatgagGTATCATATGTCGTAAATCTAATAAGGGTCAGAAAGAATTGTCCGTAGTAGAATCGTTTATATAACAGCTTTTATAATTtgcaataaataataaatctaagacgacaaaaaaaaagtaagtgaAATTTTGAGAAAGTTCTTTCTTGTTTGCAAAAACAACCCTATTTTTATACCAAAAATTCtattaaatattgatatattattGTAAACAGTTTAATTCTAAAGAGTTTAAAAGACAAACACAAACTTATCCTTTCAAGAAGATTATTGagttttatattgttttacaTGGTTTCGGAGCTGAAGTAAATTCAAACACATATAAACTATCCAAAGTATAAGTTTATCTCTAATatgaatgaaaatattaatcattttaaGATGCCATGTTAggaatataatattaataagaaaatgtgaCATAATGTGTCCTTACACTTATTCATTGTTGACTAGTTTTCAGTTACAAATTGATAAAGTTAGTAACCCTcgcaaataagaaaaaaaaacaatttgatcaATCCGACCAAGATGTAAAAGCCTTCAATTGTTTATTTCCTTTATAAGAACATCATGGTTTGAAAAAAAGGggaatttttcaaaatctcccACATTTCAGAATGTAACATTCAAAATCTGCTACATTTGgtcaattattttaaaatctactACATTGCAATTACTCGCGTGGAATTATGGACAAAAATGCCCAAGTGTGGGACAGAGTCTATGTCATAGACAGAGATATCTTTTGGTTGATATGATGacacagaacaaaaaaatcatggaagaaacataagaaattAGGGGAAAGATAGTGGAGAGCAGCTGACTTTTACTGTTGTTATTGGATATTTAAAAGTTGACTTGTTTAAATAATTTGGCTATCGAAAATTCTGCGAGGGACAACGTAATATAGAATGCATTAGAGGACATGATTACCTGTTAGCGGGGGACAacgtaatatataatacattagGGGACATGATTACCGGTTAGCGAAGGACGACGTAATATAGAATGCATTCGAATTACTTGATCATTTGAATGTAATCCTTACTACGTTGTTCCCCGCGAACAAGTAAACATGTCCCCTAATGCATTCTATATTACGTTGTCTCCCGCGATTTATCATTAGTTTTGCCGATACATATTTCTTATGTTAATCTTATTTAGAGATCTAGAATGTTAATTAAGATTACAAAGAAAGACAAGAGTTATAGAACTATCAAGAAAGTAGCATCCaagtagaaaacaaagtagaataaataaaaattacaaaaaaacataagttcttaaacaaaaatattgaaaggGGCATCAACCACGGAGAGGCTGAACAAACTCTTCATAGATGTCGACAGCAAATCTCATCCTGAGATTTTTCACGACTTCCTCAGTTATGCTCTCGTGGCTAATGCCTTGGAAATGAAGTTCAAAAAATTTCACAACAAGTGGGggacaaaaacccaaaaaatgcAGAAGGACAAAAAGCCTAGAATTTTGGGTACAAAACGATTATATCAAATTAGATGAGGACTAATAAGTAATTATGATGAATAAAACTAAGGGACAAAATCGATTGAAAGTTATATGTAGAGAATCTGTACAGATTGTCAGAGAAACTGAGAGAGAGACGAAACCGtttcgttttgttttcaagaaaataatgatgTGTGGTTAAAGCGCACGAATGTCgagaaagaagagataaaatataaaagtgaaATGGTACGAATATTATAAACAATTCAAATAGACTATAGTACGTATGAGTTGAAAGAAGTTTTCGATTGTTgtagattttttctttaaaaaactattaagAAATTGCAGGGTTTTATTTGCAATAAATTAATCTACACTTATTTTAACTCCCGAACCATTTTATGCCCTTCCTCGTCTTGGTCTCATCTAATAAATGGAAAggccaaaaaaatatatatgcatatagaTAACGAAAACATATTGCTGTATAAAACATGGCCACATAAAAAGTGGTCCTAATTTGGgaagatttttaaaacatttttcaatcaatttagtttaatttgtttttcgtCGGCAACTGAATTTCACTGGAAACAAACACTTGAATGGCCATTGAATGGCTATTGATTACCCATAAATACTAGACAACGATCCGCATGCACGCGGGATGAAACTATTCAGATAAAGCCATTATAGGTAACATTATTAGATGGGATCCAAGATCTGTTtgtataaaacaaataatttaataattgtttctattatatccaaatttaatttgcaaatattttatataattttttttctcacctataaaatatttcaacgTGGTGAAAAACTTCCACGTAGACAAGAAGATAGAGCAAGTAACTCCTGAATTTAGGGTggtacatatatttttgtttttttaataattagaGATAAAGCAAGTAATATGCTTCACCAGCCTCTGCTTAGGGCCGGCTCTGGTTCAGCTAATTCCTATATTATCAATATTCGTTCAGATATTTGTATGTTGATaactaaatttgatatttgtgatttttctaaaaaaataatactaaaactAAGTGCCTGCATTGGCAGGGGCCATAATGCTAGTTATCTTCTATATTAGAGCGTAAGTCAACGATCCTATTCTGTAAGGTCTACCATCTAGAATTGTAACAATTTCGCAATCATCCAGCTTTTGCTGACCCGCCCGCCACTCATCTACTAGTCGTTTGTATCACAATTCCAGGTCAGCTACAATTTGGCCAAGTTACTTCTAGATAAGAATCCTCTGGTCTAAAGTCCTCTCATATTGTACGTaacttacaaaattttattgcaaaaaagaaaaccctcTCATAATTAAATAACGACACATGGATCATTTTCAACTAGCAATGGCCCATTGCTAGTTGTTTTTGGTAGTATGGCCCATTAACAGTTTGATTTAAGACCTGTTTTTAGGAAATTTTTCCAAGAAAACTCTtcaattatctttttataaggAAGTTTAATACCTAATATTTCTGGGTTGGAAgaataatacatatatttataaaaatatgtaatttaaCACTCAAAcaattaaatgttttatacTTACAATctcataacaaaaaataaaattctaattaCCGTTACCATctcaattaattattaatttttagatgATTTGacattaatttataattttgaatataattttattttatgttatctcaaaaatataaaatttcatttttatcataattaatttattttaaaattcaacataaaaaattatgagaaaatctaaatactttaaaatagtCATTTTTACAATCTTATTTCATCGTCTCAATATCAAAAAGATGTTTTTTCTTGAGATTCAATCTTCGATTCTAGATTTCCTCAATTAATCGCTACGAGAATCGCtgataaacaatttttgtcGCCCTCTTTTGCCAACATCAAATTCGATAACCGTTCACAATCTCCTTTTAATCGCcactaaaattaatttgatttcattCGTCGTAATGAATATGATATCAACGACCATTGATAtgaacttcttcttcgtcgtgaGAAACTCTCTATTCGAATTTAAATCCTTgacaaataaacaattttcGACAAAATCTCAATTTGAATCTCATTGTATTTCTCATGATTTTTCAATTCATAAAAATggctaattttatttttacctttttcaaagttttttttgcttttttcttgaatttaaaaaagataatatttttttataaaaacttttGGGATAATATAGAAACtaaatgttaataaaataacttttaaaaattaaataaaattaatgcTTCATCACCTAAACATTAGTAGTTAATTGAGCTAGAAATGGTAAAATTGGAATTGTATTTTTGTTCTGAGATTAAATTGTTTGAGTATTAAACTTTACAGTTTTATTAGTACTGtatgtgtatttttcttcGAACCGGAAAGTAATGGGTAGTAAacatccaaataaaaaaataattgagttttttttgagaattttcctttcttttattaacatattttactttttttgattaaatttttttaaaatatatttaaaatctttgtagAAGCACACTAATCCATTTGCTaactaatttaaatatgtttctaACATGTTCACATATATTAAAAGGCACGTTTTGAGcatacatatattttggttCTCAGTTCTTGATCATCTAGTGCATTATctctcaaaaaccctaatcattTGGCCTCTTCTTTTCCCCCTAGGctaatttacatataatatcCTTAGAACGACCAAAACAATGTGCCACAGggactaattaaattaaacagcttgtaaaaattgtaattatcTTGGAATTGTTGGAGTTGGTTAAAACACTTTTTAGAGGCCTTTTTATTCCCATCTCCGACCATTCCACCAAAACCcaaaccatttttgtttcgCAAAATCATTCTACCATGGCTACCTCATCCTCGGTGGTCAGCAGTGTACCTCAGCAGCACCAAGTGTTCCTCAATTTCCGTGGGGACGAACTTCGTAATAATTTCGTCAGCCATCTGGATAAGGCCTTAAGAGGGAAACAGATCAATGTCTTCATAGATGAGGCTGTGGAAAAAGGTGAAAATCTAGATAACCTTTTCAAGGAGATCGAAAAATCTAGAATCGCGCTGGCTATCATTTCCCAAAAGTACACAGAGTCAAAATGGTGCTTGAACGAGCTGGTTAAAATGAAAGAACTCGAGGGCAAACTCGTGACGATTCCCATCTTCTACAATGTGGAACCTGCTACGGTTAGGTATCAGAAGGAAGCGTTTGGTGCTGCGCTCACAAAAACGCAGGAAAATGATAGTGATGGCcagatgaagaaatggaaagagGCTTTGACGTATGTTAGTCTCCTGGTGGGCTTCCCGTTTAACAGTAAAAggtacaattttgtttttctattcattttttttttgtgtgttcatccacattatttaattaattaagagcAAATgcatattttactatatataagaGATTCAGCCGTTCAGATagcaatttatttatttaactagTAAGTTGTTGAGTTTGTATATGATTATGTTACTATTGCATATAGTATAGTAGTATAGCCATGTATGCTGGTTTACACaatcaaaatagaaattagACGAATTACTTCCAAATTTAGCTAGACTATGCGCTGCTCTATTATAACTTCTTCTTGTAAAAAAATTTCGTCATCCTCACCATCAAATGTTTACTCTTATAGTTACTACAATGCTGAAAGGTTTTCTAAATTTGATGAACTTATTGTTCacattacaatatatatatgataccaaatcaacattaattttcttaaatccaTTTACAAATAAGTTTGTTAGTAATCTTTCAGGATAAATACCTCCcaagaattttatatttaaatctaTTGTTAATAACATAGttgtttatgattatttatttgcaACAAAATCATTGTCGTTTTCTAATCTTTAAAATATGCttgtgtattatttttttttgttgttccaATTACATGTACAATCTATGTTGACTCGTCGATGCAGTTTGTTACGGTTTTTCTATACTGTATTTGTTAAAATAGCTaaaatgactgcaaaaatgtatatatagattattatataaagtaattTAGAAGGAAACTAAAAATTGTGAAAAGCTTTTCCTTTGCGATATGTCAATATGGCATGccatataaatattatttttaaaaatcagtTTAGTTTCTAAGAATGCTTCTCAGTTCTCAATTATATAGAAGGGAGTTTATCTAGGCGTGGGATAAATTAGTTTAAATACTTTTATACagttatatataatgaaagCTTGAAAGGTTAacattatgtatatttttaaaaatacatcttataatataacaaaattatgaaaccatatcatttttgttattaataaaatacCATAaataggaaagaaaaaaaaaactcttgtcTATGTCAGTAAAGAACATATCAATTTACCTTGACTTGAGAAAATGACAAAGTTACGACGGACTGTAGCAGCTAGGCAAGACGTAGTTACACTTTTAGAATATATGATATCAATCATTTAAGTTAATTacattgtaattttttttctcacgtACTTATATATGATTGGTTCCTAGAGTTTTTTAGAAGTTAGAtgaataatttgttattaaaattttgtcaaTTTGACACTATTGCAGCAAGGAGAAGGAGACCACGCTCATCGATAAAATCGTCGACGCCGTTTTGCAAAAGCTGAGTAAAATATCGTCGGAAGAAAGCACAAGTGGATCAGTGGATCAAGGTCGGggagaagaagtagaagaagcaaaggCTGATAAGATTTCCGGGCTCAACCAGCGCCTAAAGGAACTGGAAGAAAAGGTAGCCATTACGGGTGACAAGAGAGACGAGACTCGTATTGTCGAAGTTGTTGGGATGCCTGGCATTGGTAAATCCACTCTCTTGAAGGCCTTCTATGAGACATGGAAAACCAGGTTCTTGAGCAGCGCCTTACTCCAAAATATAAGCGAACTTGTAAAAGCAATGGGATTGGGACGCTTGACTGGGATGCTCTTGAAGGAGTTGCTCCCAGATGAAAACATAGACGAGGAGACATACGAACCATACAAGGAGAAACTACTTAAAAACACAGTTTTCATTGTTCTAGATGGCATAAGTGACGAGACACATATACAAAAACTTCTTAAGGATCATCGAAAATGGGCTAAGAAAGGAAGCAAGATTGTGATTGCAAGACGCGCAGTGACTCGTGATCTGCTTCATGAGGATTCAATGGTCCGTTATACTTATTTTGTACCGCTGTTGAGCCATCGAGATGGGTTAAATCACTTTTGTCACTATGCGTTCCGTCATTTTGCGGCCCACCAAAACAACAAGGAAGCTTTCATGAAGGAGTCAAAAGAGTTTGTGCGTTACGCGAGAGGCCACCCACTAATTCTCAAGCTATTGGGTGAAGAGCTTCGTGAGAAAAGCCTCTCTTACTGGGAAGAGAAACTAAAATCACTCCCAAAAAGTCTCAGCCAAAATATTCGAGACCGTGTCTTGCAGGTAACTTATGATGAACTGAGTCAAGTGCAAAAGGATGCGTTTCTTGACATAGCTTGTTTCAGATCCCATGATTTGGTTTATGTAAAGAGCTTACTGGATTCATCTGGTCCCGCCTTTTCTAAAGCGACAGTTACAATAGACGCTCTCAAAGACATGTTCATGATTTACATTTCTGATAGTCGAGTGGAGATGCATGATCTTTTGTATACGTTTGCCATGGAACTTGGTCCAGAAGCCAGGGATGACGATGGAAGAGGGAGACACCGGATATGGCATCATCACAACCAAGATAATAAAGGCAGGCTCAATAGGCTGCTAAAAAGACCAGTGAGACTACATTCCCAAAACACTTGCACTTATTGGTCCAGCTAGAGCTTTCATTtacttatcttcttctctttgttgaCATTGTGGTGTATACAGGGAGGCAGCACCAGTGTGAGAAGTTTTTTCCTCGATATGTATGTCATGAAGACGGACGTGACCTTAGGCACTGATTACCTCAAGAACATGCGAAATCTCCGGTACCTCAAGTTTTACAGTTCTCATTGTCCTCAGGAATGTACGCCTAAGGAAAACATACACATCCCTGGAGAACTTGAGCTTCCACTTGAAGAGGTCCGATGTTTGCATTGGCTAAATTTCCCCAAAGATGAACTTCCACAAGATTTCATCCCCAAGAATCTCGTAGATCTTAAGCTCCCTTACAGTAAGATTAGACAGAtttggagagaagagaaggtgCGTATCTAGATAAAAAACTTGATTGCTTCGTTGTTTTTGGCCCAACATAGTAAGTTCATGGCTTAAACTAACTTAAGTCGCTGGATCCTTTCCATCACAGGATGCACCAAAACTAAGGTGGGTCGATCTCAATCACTCAAGTAAGTTGGAAAACTTGTCAGGGCTATCACAGGCTCTAAATCTTGAAAGATTGAACCTTGAAGGTTGCACAGCACTGAAAACGTTGCTTCTGGGTCCGGAAAATATGGCAAGTCTTGTTTTCCTGAATTTGAAAGGGTGCACGGGTCTTGAGTCTCTTCCCAAGATTAATTTGAGATCTCTGAAGACTCTCATCCTCAGCAACTGTTCAAACTTGGAGGAGTTTTGGGTGATTTCAGAAACTTTATATACGCTATATTTGGATGGCACTGCAATAAAAACACTTCCTCAAGACATGGTAAAGCTAACAAGCCTCGTCAAATTATACATGAAAGACTGCGAGATGCTCGTTAAGCTTCCCGAAGAATTTGACAAGCTGAAAGTTCTGCAAGAACTAGTATGCTCTGGTTGTAAAAGACTCAGTAGTCTCCCAGATGTGATGAAGAACATGCAATGCTTGCAGATTTTACTGCTTGATGGAACAGCAATAACAAAGATTCCTCATATATCCTCACTTGAGCGTCTATGCTTAAGCAGAAACGAGAAGATCAGTTGTCTTTCGAATGATATTCGTCTGCTTTCTCAACTGAAATGGCTGGACTTGAAGTACTGTACGAAACTTGTGTCTATTCCAGAGCTTCCAACAAATCTTCAGTGCTTAGATGCAAACGGATGTGAATCATTAACAACAGTTGCGAATCCACTGGCTACTCATTTGCCAACGGAGCAGATTCATTCCACATTCATTTTCACAAACTGCGACAAATTAGACCGTACTGCAAAGGAGGTAATCACAACCTATGCTCAAAGGAAATGTCAAATGCTATCAGATGCACTAAAACGCTGGAATGAGGTGATCTCTCTCACTATCTCCTCATTCATTTATCGCTCTCAAGTAACCATATGAACCTTTAACTTTTGTATGACTTTTTCTGCAGGGTTTTGTTCCAGAGGCTTTGTTCAGCACTTGCTTCCCTGGGTGTGAAGTACCTTCATGGTTTTGTCATGAAGCAGTTGGATCCGTCTTAAAGCTCAACCTGCTCCCACATTGGAACGAAAATAGGTTTGTCGGAATAGCTTTATGTGCTGTTGTGGGATCCTTACCAAATTGCCAAGAACAAACCAACTCTTGTTCAGTGACATGCACGTTTAACATAGCAAGTAAAGATTCCAAGAAAGGGGATCCTTACAAAATCTCCTTTGATCGACTGGTTGGGCGTTGGAACAAACATGGCAACAAACTAGACAAGAAAGGCAACAAACTAAAGAAGACGGAATCAGATCATGTCTTTATCTGCTATACCAGATGCTCAAACAGCATAAAATGTCTTCAAGACCAGCACTCAGGTACATGTACTCCAACCGAAGCTTTCCTTGAATTTGGTGTGACAGATAAGGAATCTCGACTCGAGGTGCTCAAGTGTGGGTTAAGATTGGTATATGCATCTGATGAACCCCAGAAGACAAACTCAGATATGGATctttcattatcatcatctgaTTCAACTCCGACAAGGAACGGCAGTTCCAACACTACTACATCTAGTGGAAGTGTATCTACCAATAccattagagaagaagattccaATATCTTAC includes:
- a CDS encoding disease resistance protein (TIR-NBS-LRR class) family (disease resistance protein (TIR-NBS-LRR class) family; FUNCTIONS IN: transmembrane receptor activity, ATP binding; INVOLVED IN: defense response signaling pathway, resistance gene-dependent, defense response; LOCATED IN: intrinsic to membrane; EXPRESSED IN: 18 plant structures; EXPRESSED DURING: 9 growth stages; CONTAINS InterPro DOMAIN/s: NB-ARC (InterPro:IPR002182), Toll-Interleukin receptor (InterPro:IPR000157), Disease resistance protein (InterPro:IPR000767); BEST Arabidopsis thaliana protein match is: Disease resistance protein (TIR-NBS-LRR class) family (TAIR:AT5G45250.1); Has 17572 Blast hits to 11989 proteins in 539 species: Archae - 6; Bacteria - 936; Metazoa - 1722; Fungi - 81; Plants - 14067; Viruses - 2; Other Eukaryotes - 758 (source: NCBI BLink).), encoding MATSSSVVSSVPQQHQVFLNFRGDELRNNFVSHLDKALRGKQINVFIDEAVEKGENLDNLFKEIEKSRIALAIISQKYTESKWCLNELVKMKELEGKLVTIPIFYNVEPATVRYQKEAFGAALTKTQENDSDGQMKKWKEALTYVSLLVGFPFNSKSKEKETTLIDKIVDAVLQKLSKISSEESTSGSVDQGRGEEVEEAKADKISGLNQRLKELEEKVAITGDKRDETRIVEVVGMPGIGKSTLLKAFYETWKTRFLSSALLQNISELVKAMGLGRLTGMLLKELLPDENIDEETYEPYKEKLLKNTVFIVLDGISDETHIQKLLKDHRKWAKKGSKIVIARRAVTRDLLHEDSMVRYTYFVPLLSHRDGLNHFCHYAFRHFAAHQNNKEAFMKESKEFVRYARGHPLILKLLGEELREKSLSYWEEKLKSLPKSLSQNIRDRVLQVTYDELSQVQKDAFLDIACFRSHDLVYVKSLLDSSGPAFSKATVTIDALKDMFMIYISDSRVEMHDLLYTFAMELGPEARDDDGRGRHRIWHHHNQDNKGRLNRLLKRPGGSTSVRSFFLDMYVMKTDVTLGTDYLKNMRNLRYLKFYSSHCPQECTPKENIHIPGELELPLEEVRCLHWLNFPKDELPQDFIPKNLVDLKLPYSKIRQIWREEKDAPKLRWVDLNHSSKLENLSGLSQALNLERLNLEGCTALKTLLLGPENMASLVFLNLKGCTGLESLPKINLRSLKTLILSNCSNLEEFWVISETLYTLYLDGTAIKTLPQDMVKLTSLVKLYMKDCEMLVKLPEEFDKLKVLQELVCSGCKRLSSLPDVMKNMQCLQILLLDGTAITKIPHISSLERLCLSRNEKISCLSNDIRLLSQLKWLDLKYCTKLVSIPELPTNLQCLDANGCESLTTVANPLATHLPTEQIHSTFIFTNCDKLDRTAKEGFVPEALFSTCFPGCEVPSWFCHEAVGSVLKLNLLPHWNENRFVGIALCAVVGSLPNCQEQTNSCSVTCTFNIASKDSKKGDPYKISFDRLVGRWNKHGNKLDKKGNKLKKTESDHVFICYTRCSNSIKCLQDQHSGTCTPTEAFLEFGVTDKESRLEVLKCGLRLVYASDEPQKTNSDMDLSLSSSDSTPTRNGSSNTTTSSGSVSTNTIREEDSNILHEAQSQNGRGL
- a CDS encoding disease resistance protein (TIR-NBS-LRR class) family, whose amino-acid sequence is MATSSSVVSSVPQQHQVFLNFRGDELRNNFVSHLDKALRGKQINVFIDEAVEKGENLDNLFKEIEKSRIALAIISQKYTESKWCLNELVKMKELEGKLVTIPIFYNVEPATVRYQKEAFGAALTKTQENDSDGQMKKWKEALTYVSLLVGFPFNSKSKEKETTLIDKIVDAVLQKLSKISSEESTSGSVDQGRGEEVEEAKADKISGLNQRLKELEEKVAITGDKRDETRIVEVVGMPGIGKSTLLKAFYETWKTRFLSSALLQNISELVKAMGLGRLTGMLLKELLPDENIDEETYEPYKEKLLKNTVFIVLDGISDETHIQKLLKDHRKWAKKGSKIVIARRAVTRDLLHEDSMVRYTYFVPLLSHRDGLNHFCHYAFRHFAAHQNNKEAFMKESKEFVRYARGHPLILKLLGEELREKSLSYWEEKLKSLPKSLSQNIRDRVLQVTYDELSQVQKDAFLDIACFRSHDLVYVKSLLDSSGPAFSKATVTIDALKDMFMIYISDSRVEMHDLLYTFAMELGPEARDDDGRGRHRIWHHHNQDNKGRLNRLLKRPGGSTSVRSFFLDMYVMKTDVTLGTDYLKNMRNLRYLKFYSSHCPQECTPKENIHIPGELELPLEEVRCLHWLNFPKDELPQDFIPKNLVDLKLPYSKIRQIWREEKDAPKLRWVDLNHSSKLENLSGLSQALNLERLNLEGCTALKTLLLGPENMASLVFLNLKGCTGLESLPKINLRSLKTLILSNCSNLEEFWVISETLYTLYLDGTAIKTLPQDMVKLTSLVKLYMKDCEMLVKLPEEFDKLKVLQELVCSGCKRLSSLPDVMKNMQCLQILLLDGTAITKIPHISSLERLCLSRNEKISCLSNDIRLLSQLKWLDLKYCTKLVSIPELPTNLQCLDANGCESLTTVANPLATHLPTEQIHSTFIFTNCDKLDRTAKEVITTYAQRKCQMLSDALKRWNEGFVPEALFSTCFPGCEVPSWFCHEAVGSVLKLNLLPHWNENRFVGIALCAVVGSLPNCQEQTNSCSVTCTFNIASKDSKKGDPYKISFDRLVGRWNKHGNKLDKKGNKLKKTESDHVFICYTRCSNSIKCLQDQHSGTCTPTEAFLEFGVTDKESRLEVLKCGLRLVYASDEPQKTNSDMDLSLSSSDSTPTRNGSSNTTTSSGSVSTNTIREEDSNILHEAQSQNGRGL